In Sesamum indicum cultivar Zhongzhi No. 13 linkage group LG8, S_indicum_v1.0, whole genome shotgun sequence, the sequence AACTCTGCGTATAAGGCCTATACCCATCATATAGATTAAGCAGACAAGTATTGAGACAACAAACGAGACTATTCCACCAATTCCTCTAGTATTTAGTTGCTTGTGTGTATAATTTTGAACTTCTAAACACAGTATACAGTATACATCTAGTAGCTTTTCAAGAAACCTGAAGAGGCTTTCTTCCAGCATCATATTCACCCAGAAGGACAGCAGCTCAATCTGATCAGTTTCCATCCTCTTGTGCCTTTTGGCGGTATCCTAAAACCTGAACATAGAGGAATCAAAGCATTATAATAGGAAAAAACAGATATCTTGCTAGTAAGCCACAGTATACTTATTTGGTCCATCACAAGTATCCAGTAAGTGGGTTATACCACTTAACCAGAAAGAAATGGGGATTTGTTCACCTTTGAGGATAGTTTTATTGCATTAGAGTTGGGTCCAAACTTTTAGATACTTTGTCCATTTCATAACCAGGCAATGCCATTTCTTGCAAACACATGACTAGAACTGTTGTGGTAATGGAAGTTGCATGCAGCATGCATAGCAATATGCTCATGGAATCACTTACCAATTCACCAATGTACTTCCAAAATGGTTTACATTTAACCTCCACACCCaaccaaaaggaaaaaagaagaagaagaagaatccaTAGACCATGCTGTATGGGATCTTGGTAAATGTACAACTCCTCACACGAGGGGACGGAAAAGTCTTACCAGATTCTGCTGAGTAAATCTGGCATGAATTTCCTCTAAGGTCTGATGCTCGTTCAACAACTGCAGCTCGTTTTGGCAAGGATTTAAGATTGCAGGTTCCATTATGAAAGTCGAAGAGTTGTTTACTGGATGAAAATCTTGTACCATTAGCATCTCAATGTCACTAGCTTCCACAGATGTCTGCATAGCAACATACTGCAGGGACGTGGTTTTAGAACTATCCAGGCCTTGTTCGCATAGCAAATAAAAGATCAAGAATTAGAATGGAGGTGAATACCTGGCATAAGTGTCTAACTGATGATGTGGGGCTGCAGCAGATGTAAGGTCGCTTCAAGCTAGGAATCTTCTCGTGCAACGAAACAAGCATCAGACTAATTTTCAACTGAAATCAGGAACACAAGAAGATGAACCCTCATAAGTAACttggaaagaaaatagaaatcaTATACTCTTCAAAGATGATCGCACTAACTCAATTGTAGCATTCAGCCAGCAATAGGCAATGGCAAATTAATCAATTCTCTTGAGGTTTTCAAGATCTTATCCAAAACCAATCATGCCTCTGTTCTTCCCTTCCCCCTCCTCCCTTTGAAAAAATCGAGTCATGTTTATAGAAATAACTAATATCAAAATTCCTGAATCATGGCaccaaaatatttcatattatcaCCTCATCATTTTCATGTGAACATCTGAGGTGATTGATCAGTTTTGGGAGCCGATTATTCCTGGAAAGCCTGCCATTGACCCAATTGAGGCCACCGTGTCGGCTGTTACTGCGCACGCCACCTCTTCCCCAGGCAAGAAATTCTTTATTACCAACAAGTGCAGCAGATGCACCAAGTAACTCTCTGTTCATTTCTGAATCGTTATCATCATAACCTCCATCTGCATTGGCTCCTGATGATGGCTGTGAAGTCCGAGCTCTGcatcttttgtattttttcacttTGGCTTCAGCAGAGTGCTCATCAGCGGAAGAAGATTCTTTGCTACCATCAGGCCCATTAGCTCCTTCCTCTTCGTCGGAACCCTGGTGTTCAACAATACCATGGTTTCTCCGACCTCTCAAATTTCGATAATTGCCTTGTCTCCTAACAAATGTGGCTGCAGTGGCTCTAGTTGATGTTCGTTTCTTTCCAAGAGCTTCTGCTTGACGACGAAAAGTCTGGGCAATTGAAGCTTGGATCTGTTgtaaaacagaaaaatcaagCAGATGGAACTTTGTCAGGCAATTCAGAACTAGAAATGCATTGTTGGCAGGCAGTATTTGATCAGGCATCCTGATGATATTgacaaaaattacaactagTCCATTCAGCGAAAGAGAATATTATTCCAGATCGACACTCATAGCCGCTGGGAACCATTAGTCCTGAAATATAACTGTACTAGACTGCAGGATCCATGTAGGTTGAAGTCTGAGGACTAAAGTGAGTACCTGTTTATTGCGTGCTATCTCCTCTTCATGGAAAGCCAATTCCTGCAACAACAATCAGAATAATGACGCAAAAGTAACTTTTGAATTGCCCAGGACAAGATTGAAGAAGTTTCTGAACTATCACCTCTTCCTCGTACTTATCTATGTCCGGGTACAAAGCAGCAATCAGGGCATCATAGTTTGGATCATCTCTTAGAGAACGGCGACTAGCACAATGTGTGCGGCAAGCAGGACATTCATTATTCCTGCACAGATTCAATACCAAAAGTAAATAGCAAGAACTCTTCGATAGGCagtcaatatataaaaaacacaGAAAGTACCCAAGGCGCATGGATTTGTCAATGCACTCCCTGCAGAAGCGATGTAAGCATTCCATGACTGTCCTTGTCTTCCTAATGATGCCTGCCCATGGGGAACATAAAAGAAGACTACATCAAAGAACTGATGTTAACAAAAGATGACAAGTTCTAACCGATAGGTTTCAGTTGCAGT encodes:
- the LOC105167890 gene encoding putative E3 ubiquitin-protein ligase RING1a isoform X2 gives rise to the protein MECLHRFCRECIDKSMRLGNNECPACRTHCASRRSLRDDPNYDALIAALYPDIDKYEEEELAFHEEEIARNKQIQASIAQTFRRQAEALGKKRTSTRATAATFVRRQGNYRNLRGRRNHGIVEHQGSDEEEGANGPDGSKESSSADEHSAEAKVKKYKRCRARTSQPSSGANADGGYDDNDSEMNRELLGASAALVGNKEFLAWGRGGVRSNSRHGGLNWVNGRLSRNNRLPKLINHLRCSHENDELKISLMLVSLHEKIPSLKRPYICCSPTSSVRHLCQYVAMQTSVEASDIEMLMVQDFHPVNNSSTFIMEPAILNPCQNELQLLNEHQTLEEIHARFTQQNLVLGYRQKAQEDGN
- the LOC105167890 gene encoding putative E3 ubiquitin-protein ligase RING1a isoform X1; protein product: MPAQKRPRQTNTPPPSPPPQLEVEKAGDSLQGSENPDHEQPENASDSEGSSYSSCGEKDEFIIVKLAEIRKEVQCPICLGIIRKTRTVMECLHRFCRECIDKSMRLGNNECPACRTHCASRRSLRDDPNYDALIAALYPDIDKYEEEELAFHEEEIARNKQIQASIAQTFRRQAEALGKKRTSTRATAATFVRRQGNYRNLRGRRNHGIVEHQGSDEEEGANGPDGSKESSSADEHSAEAKVKKYKRCRARTSQPSSGANADGGYDDNDSEMNRELLGASAALVGNKEFLAWGRGGVRSNSRHGGLNWVNGRLSRNNRLPKLINHLRCSHENDELKISLMLVSLHEKIPSLKRPYICCSPTSSVRHLCQYVAMQTSVEASDIEMLMVQDFHPVNNSSTFIMEPAILNPCQNELQLLNEHQTLEEIHARFTQQNLVLGYRQKAQEDGN